The following proteins are encoded in a genomic region of Arachis ipaensis cultivar K30076 chromosome B02, Araip1.1, whole genome shotgun sequence:
- the LOC107627424 gene encoding cytochrome P450 93A3-like → MEEFQEYIQLFLIWLISTIVIRAILIRHHNNGDQHHQNPPNPPALPIIGHLHLISSLQHQTLHNLSARYGPIFQIFLGSFPCVVVSAPEIAKEFLKTHDSSFSGRFVKSSAQYYMTYGLKGLVLTPYGSYFKFMKKLCMAELLGKRTLDQLLPLRREETLRFLKLLQKKGEAGEAVDVSGEIITLTNSVISRMTMSVRCCAEGGGSLVDSEEIRKMVKDITEAARKFNNVLDFIWLFKNWDLHGINKRAKEIKERFDSMMERVIREHELARKKMKKEGVDAGGRVKDLLDILLDILEDNKKIDEIQLTKENIKAFILDIFVAGTDTSAINIEWALAELINNPNVMEKARKEIDLVTANNRLVQESDLANLPYLQAIVKETLRLHPVIPLLARQSTSKTSVNVCGYEIVSKSILFINLWSMGRNPKIWENPLEFMPERFIDEERQLLDLRGQNFQLLPFGTGRRVCPGASLALLTVPSTLAAMIQCSEWKVDGNFSMEEQPHSGVTLARAHPLICVPVPRFHQLSYLGEN, encoded by the exons ATGGAAGAATTCCAAGAGTACATTCAACTTTTTTTAATTTGGCTAATCTCCACAATTGTGATTCGAGCTATTCTCATAAGACACCACAACAATGGCGACCAACATCATCAAAATCCACCAAACCCACCAGCACTACCCATCATTGGACACCTTCACCTAATCTCTTCATTACAACATCAAACCTTGCACAATCTCTCAGCCCGCTATGGACCCATCTTTCAAATCTTTCTCGGCTCATTCCCTTGTGTAGTAGTTTCTGCGCCAGAAATCGCCAAAGAATTTCTCAAAACTCATGATTCTTCTTTCTCTGGCCGTTTCGTGAAGTCGAGCGCACAATATTACATGACTTATGGCTTAAAGGGGCTGGTACTCACCCCTTACGGAAGCTACTTCAAGTTCATGAAGAAGCTCTGCATGGCAGAGCTTCTTGGCAAAAGAACCCTAGACCAACTTCTTCCTTTAAGACGTGAAGAAACTCTGAGGTTcctcaaactcttgcagaagaaaGGGGAAGCTGGAGAAGCTGTTGATGTTAGTGGTGAAATCATTACTCTCACTAATAGTGTCATTTCAAGAATGACAATGAGCGTAAGGTGTTGCGCAGAAGGAGGCGGCAGTTTAGTTGACAGTGAAGAAATAAGAAAGATGGTGAAAGACATTACCGAGGCTGCTAGAAAGTTTAATAATGTTTTAGATTTTATTTGGTTATTTAAGAATTGGGACTTGCATGGGATAAATAAGAGGGCTAAGGAGATTAAGGAGAGATTTGATTCAATGATGGAGAGAGTCATTAGGGAGCATGAATTGGCcaggaagaaaatgaagaaagaaggaGTAGATGCAGGTGGGAGAGTGAAGGATCTACTTGATATTTTGCTGGACATACTTGAAGATAATAAGAAAATTGATGAGATACAATTAACTAAAGAGAATATCAAGGCTTTCATCTTG GACATATTCGTGGCAGGAACTGACACATCAGCTATAAACATCGAATGGGCTCTAGCAGAATTGATCAACAACCCGAATGTGATggaaaaagcaagaaaagaaatcGATTTGGTAACTGCAAACAATAGATTAGTACAAGAGTCAGATCTCGCTAATCTTCCTTATTTACAAGCCATAGTTAAAGAAACCCTAAGACTTCACCCTGTAATTCCACTTCTAGCAAGACAATCAACCTCTAAGACATCTGTTAATGTTTGTGGCTATGAAATTGTATCAAAGTccatattatttattaatttatggtCTATGGGTAGAAACCCCAAGATTTGGGAGAATCCACTTGAGTTTATGCCTGAGAGGTTCATTGATGAAGAAAGACAATTATTAGATTTGAGgggtcaaaattttcaattattacCATTTGGGACTGGAAGAAGAGTGTGTCCTGGAGCTTCACTAGCACTTCTAACTGTACCCAGTACTCTTGCTGCTATGATTCAGTGCTCTGAATGGAAGGTTGATGGGAATTTTAGTATGGAAGAGCAACCTCATAGTGGCGTCACACTTGCTAGGGCTCATCCTTTAATTTGTGTTCCTGTGCCTCGCTTTCATCAATTGAGCTATCTTGGAGAAAATTAG
- the LOC107625493 gene encoding LOW QUALITY PROTEIN: 50S ribosomal protein L6, chloroplastic-like (The sequence of the model RefSeq protein was modified relative to this genomic sequence to represent the inferred CDS: deleted 1 base in 1 codon), which yields MASSVTSSLQISNLKTVFLGERNKVRVSTLPAANVGFRRMTTECKESRIGKQPIEVPSNVKIKLEGQDIQVKGPLGELGLTYPREVIVERQESGALRVRKVVETRRANQMHGLFRTLTDNLVVGVSKGFEKKLQLVGVGYRAMVEGKEIVLNLGFSHPVKMTIPDGLKVKVEENTRITISGYDKSDIGQFAASIRRWRPPEPYKGKGIKYADEIIRRKEGKAGKKK from the exons ATGGCTTCCTCGGTTACCTCTTCTCTTCAAATCAG CAATTTGAAGACAGTCTTTTTGGGTGAGAGAAATAAGGTCAGAGTTTCAACTCTTCCTGCTGCAAATGTTGGTTTCCGTAGGATGACTACAGAATGTAAGGAGTCACGA ATTGGGAAGCAACCAATTGAAGTGCCATCCAATGTTAAAATCAAATTAGAAGGGCAGGATATACAGGTAAAAGGTCCCCTGGGAGAACTTGGATTAACTTATCCTCGTGAAGTGATTGTTGAGAGACAGGAGTCAGGGGCCCTAAGGGTTAGAAAGGTGGTCGAAACTAGAAGGGCTAATCAAATGCATGGGCTTTTTAG GACGCTTACAGACAACTTGGTCGTTGGAGTATCTAAAGGTTTCGAAAAGAAACTTCAACTGGTCGGTGTTGGGTATCGTGCCATggtagaaggaaaagagatagtgCTGAATCTTGGATTCTCTCATCCTGTTAAGATGACAATTCCTGATGGCCTGAAAGTGAAAGTAGAAGAAAACACCAGAATCACCATCAGCGGATATGACAAGTCTGATATTGGCCAGTTTGCTGCTTCAATTCGTAGATGGAGACCCCCGGAACCATACAAAGGTAAGGGTATCAAATATGCTGATGAAATTATAAGGAGAAAAGAAGGAAAGGCAGGGAAGAAGAAGTAA